In a single window of the Trichoderma breve strain T069 chromosome 6, whole genome shotgun sequence genome:
- a CDS encoding shikimate kinase domain-containing protein, with translation MDPEASIILVGVRGAGKRTLGLIAATELNWNFMTEDRCFKEFTKMTPATFVEKYGIEAFHENSVEAVRRVLLTCRERHVIECGWSSLTSDIHLLLQRLCLTNPVIQVTRSPKQVQTLLGLDQQQIALFTRAEETHRDCSNYEFYNIQDWTEDSATNDRKGDISCSPFRLKDAKTHFCSFLDLVRSKSVERLSPCINRPLSAIPLAERRFTHVVRVELSTLIQLPPQLDNFDFIEDAIELIDDVPSSDANQIIGEKVATLRRVAAVDRQDDEDFQARLLWSAFRLAVDYVVVPLESINLRLKQILSERRSTQLIGHCAIPLDADAIEKARRMYDKASDHGFSMTRLIFVKGTSTQDEKALHDCVMALRSSVKLRGGPALISYGQGLLGSQSMLLSNTILTPVHHPHFHPKADGLDSLMTTRQIMQLRFQKGLLETQRIYSIGKAPLSVAPAMVKAALDATGLSFDYIQQESLGSPPFEDLAMDKKTGGATITYGLKTITATFVEKKSQQAMAIGAINTLMPLSTETNPAPCLGNIHANLPGSGAIRSWYGDNTDWIGMTTSGLVIGSGGMARAAIYSMLRLGVHAVCVFNPVARDQSIIPDHFNTMFGSQQRGVKHVRTLLHTQESWPADMEQPTIIVSCPVPGERIEPIATTAAVPTQWLQSKTGGVILEMCYKPLLTPLLREVQNLRARTGQAWVLVNGLEMLTEQGSVQFELLTGRRAPRHTMLLEARKAYAQEELLQNI, from the exons ATGGACCCTGAAGCGTCCATTATTCTGGTTGGGGTGCGTGGTGCGGGCAAGCGAACGCTGGGCCTGATTGCAGCTACTGAGTTGAACTGGAATTTTATGACTGAGGACCGTTGCTTCAAAGAGTTTACGAAGATGACTCCCGCGACCTTTGTCGAGAAATACGGGATTGAAGCCTTCCATGAGAACAGCGTGGAAGCCGTCCGCAGAGTGCTTTTGACCTGTCGAGAGCGACATGTAATTGAATGTGGATGGAGCAGCTTGACATCCGATATTCACTTGTTGCTCCAAAGACTGTGCCTTACAAACCCCGTCATTCAAGTAACGCGTTCGCCAAAACAAGTCCAAACTCTACTCGGACTCGATCAACAGCAAATAGCGCTTTTTACACGAGCTGAAGAAACCCATCGAGATTGTTCAAACTATGAGTTCTACAACATACAAGACTGGACCGAGGATTCCGCTACAAACGACAGGAAAGGCGACATCTCATGCTCTCCATTCCGTCTGAAAGATGCAAAAACTCACTTTTGCTCTTTCCTTGACTTGGTCCGTAGCAAAAGCGTGGAAAGACTGAGTCCATGCATAAACCGTCCACTATCTGCCATCCCTCTCGCAGAGAGACGCTTCACTCATGTGGTGCGTGTTGAGCTCTCAACACTCATACAATTACCTCCACAGCTGGACAACTTCGATTTCATTGAAGATGCTATCGAGCTAATAGACGATGTCCCCTCAAGCGACGCCAACCAAATCATTGGCGAAAAAGTAGCGACGCTCCGGAG AGTCGCTGCGGTGGACcgtcaagatgatgaagatttcCAGGCTCGTCTCCTTTGGAGTGCGTTCCGGTTAGCTGTGGACTATGTCGTCGTCCCATTGGAAAGCATCAATCTTAGGTTGAAACAAATCCTTTCAGAACGGCGATCGACTCAGCTCATAGGACACTGCGCTATTCCATTGGATGCTGACGCTATTGAAAAAGCCAGGCGCATGTACGACAAAGCCTCCGATCATGGGTTTTCTATGACTAGACTTATCTTTGTCAAAGGTACCAGTACCCAGGACGAAAAAGCGTTACATGACTGTGTTATGGCGCTCAGAAGCAGTGTCAAACTCCGCGGAGGCCCAGCTTTGATATCATATGGGCAAGGTCTTCTAGGTTCCCAGTCGATGCTGTTATCTAATACCATTTTGACACCTGTGCATCATCCTCACTTTCACCCAAAAGCAGACGGGCTTGATTCTCTTATGACAACACGACAGATCATGCAATTACGATTTCAAAAAGGCCTACTTGAGACTCAGCGGATCTATTCCATTGGGAAAGCCCCTCTCAGTGTTGCTCCAGCTATGGTCAAGGCAGCTTTAGATGCCACTGGCCTCAGCTTTGACTACATTCAGCAAGAAAGCCTTGGCTCTCCACCCTTTGAAGATCTTGCCATGGATAAGAAGACGGGTGGGGCAACCATCACTTATGGACTGAAAACCATCACCGCGACTTTcgtggaaaaaaaaagtcagcAAGCGATGGCAATAGGAGCCATAAATACATTGATGCCGCTATCTACAGAGACAAACCCTGCTCCATGTCTTGGGAATATTCATGCCAACCTACCCGGGAGCGGCGCAATACGAAGTTGGTACGGGGACAATACGGATTGGATCGGCATGACT ACATCTGGGCTTGTCATCGGTAGCGGTGGTATGGCGCGTGCAGCGATATATTCCATGTTACGGCTGGGGGTCCATGCCGTCTGCGTCTTCAATCCTGTTGCACGAGATCAGAGCATCATTCCGGATCATTTCAATACAATGTTCGGTTCGCAGCAGCGGGGAGTAAAACATGTGCGGACTCTTTTGCATACCCAAGAGTCATGGCCAGCCGACATGGAGCAGCCAACCATCATTGTTTCGTGTCCGGTTCCCGGAGAAAGGATAGAGCCAATCGCCACAACGGCCGCAGTACCTACTCAATGGCTGCAAAGCAAGACAGGCGGTGTCATCCTAGAAATGTGCTACAAACCGTTGTTGACTCCCTTGCTACGAGAGGTGCAAAATTTGCGAGCTAGGACTGGTCAAGCTTGGGTTCTAGTAAATGGCCTTGAAATGCTGACAGAGCAAGGCAGTGTACAATTCGAATTACTGACAGGTCGCAGAGCGCCAAGGCATACAATGCTATTAGAGGCTCGGAAAGCGTACGCACAAGAAGAGCTTCTGCAGAATATCTAG
- a CDS encoding fungal specific transcription factor domain-containing protein has translation MLDSWKQSVLAKDVERLLPALEQEGDHSAVASIITPRRIPECNIELPNIESQSGNMSAKENVHTNERLSSKTKQYRLPTSTIHNLALARLPLDAKKMVDSYLTYTNCWFPILEPHELLRTFYQYHRHTEGSRDGQTAVLWATLAFESCLTASTETVPHIDLSQQPLYQKARALIPTEEASHDFGHVQALLILAMMNMGYNRLKSCWLLVGHASRLMSYLERRTTPSGLKAGCIDAFSTRRAHLLVGLSILETLLTLRTEALQIFERRHCHASLPEDGLEEWENPKVFGQADEVAQQYNEIPGRIASTFNTLSHAISCLEAISTTKPDRIHSESSNAILLANVQSRMAELQPLPARSAYPHFFLSYTAIQCAIQTEKSAKLSASQAESVPDIGSPETDDIFDCFAKASIALQEFHRIHKPERTPVLLLAIYDQMIECISRTARDQLELKSKDFMPTIEAFTDSMQEVSKFWPAFQRVQTNLLSLVKAAQRTDLASCAAPGINDEFFGYSDSSMCISVAPRMRGGSMRPLPVVNAAGINTTEQILGWSHNSHQVANSPAVDMSSPSHDTIGSLDVLDPALSEIENHELYYKLAEDDILHWSGVWPEAGLRELGFDANAFEQMHRPG, from the exons ATGCTTGATTCCTGGAAACAAAGTGTGCTTGCCAAAGACGTTGAGAGGCTTCTGCCAGCGTTAGAGCAAG AGGGTGACCATAGCGCTGTGGCTTCGATCATCACACCAAGGCGAATTCCAGAATGCAACATAGAGCTTCCTAATATTGAGAGTCAATCAGGTAATATGAGCGCAAAAGAAAACGTCCACACCAACGAGAGACTTTCCAGCAAGACCAAGCAGTACAGACTTCCCACTTCTACGATCCACAATTTGGCTCTGGCCAGACTGCCTTTGGATGCTAAAAAAATGGTGGATTCTTATCTTACATATACGAACTGTTGGTTCCCAATACTGGAACCCCATGAGCTATTAAGAACTTTCTATCAATATCACCGACATACGGAGGGTTCTCGGGATGGTCAGACCGCTGTCCTCTGGGCCACTCTTGCTTTTGAATCATGCTTGACAGCGTCAACTGAGACTGTGCCACATATCGATCTTTCCCAGCAACCGCTTTATCAAAAGGCACGAGCTTTGATACCAACTGAGGAAGCCTCTCATGACTTCGGACACGTACAGGCGTTGCTTATTTTGGCAATGATGAATATGGGCTACAACAGGCTGAAGTCATGCTGGCTTCTCGTTGGCCATGCATCTCGACTGATGAGCTACCTAGAGCGGCGCACGACACCGAGCGGCCTGAAGGCAGGATGCATTGATGCATTCTCAACAAGGAGAGCCCACCTTCTGGTCGGCCTCTCAATCCTTGAAACATTACTTACTTTGCGTACCGAAGCTTTGCAGATTTTTGAAAGAAGGCATTGCCATGCATCTCTCCCCGAGGACGGGTTGGAAGAGTGGGAGAATCCAAAGGTGTTTGGTCAGGCAGACGAGGTTGCTCAGCAGTATAATGAGATTCCAGGCAGAATTGCAAGCACATTTAACACTCTGTCACACGCAATCAGCTGTCTGGAAGCAATATCCACTACCAAACCCGACCGGATCCATTCCGAGTCCTCCAATGCTATTCTCTTGGCCAATGTCCAGTCTAGGATGGCTGAACTTCAGCCGCTACCAGCCCGTTCAGCGTATCCGCATTTCTTCCTGAGCTATACGGCAATCCAATGTGCTATACAAACTGAAAAAAGCGCGAAGTTGAGCGCATCACAAGCCGAATCTGTCCCAGACATCGGTTCACCGGAGACCGATGACATATTTGATTGCTTTGCTAAGGCGTCCATTGCCTTGCAAGAATTCCATCGGATTCATAAGCCAGAACGGACGCCGGTACTGCTGCTTGCGATCTACGATCAAATGATTGAGTGCATATCTCGAACCGCGAGAGATCAGCTAGAATTGAAAAGCAAGGACTTCATGCCGACGATCGAGGCCTTTACAGATTCAATGCAGGAGGTCAGTAAGTTTTGGCCAGCATTTCAACGCGTCCAAACGAATCTACTGTCCCTGGTTAAGGCTGCACAGCGGACAGACTTAGCAAGTTGCGCGGCGCCTGGCATTAATGATGAATTTTTTGGATACTCAGATTCTAGCATGTGCATAAGCGTAGCACCACGAATGAGAGGCGGCAGTATGCGTCCGTTGCCAGTCGTCAATGCCGCCGGTATAAATACTACAGAACAAATTCTAGGGTGGTCTCACAATTCTCATCAGGTTGCAAACTCGCCGGCGGTTGATATGAGTTCACCGTCGCATGATACAATTGGGAGCCTCGACGTGCTGGACCCAGCCTTATCGGAAATAGAGAATCACGAATTGTATTATAAACTCGCTGAAGATGATATACTACACTGGTCAGGAGTATGGCCCGAAGCTGGGTTACGAGAGCTCGGATTCGACGCCAATGCTTTTGAACAAATGCACAGGCCTGGTTGA
- a CDS encoding xylose isomerase-like TIM barrel domain-containing protein, with protein sequence MAAKLFPTINLSPAIATMALGSASAGHSLLEKIRIAALHSFKGVEVYFGCLEAHAYVTAGVVDHQSLLQAAVETKEVCDQNGIFVVCLQPFLFFDGLTSDSARIDAFKRLRLWFNISHALGTDLIQIPTNFQQHDTTGDLGRIVEDLKEAAALGLKESPPIRLAYEGVSWGTHIDTWETTWEVVKRVNMSNLGICIDTFHIAARVWGDPTSAFGCLKNGEAGLTATLERMIQELNPQKIFYIQIGDAEKLSPPLGPGHEFWDEKMPPRMSWSRNSRLFPFENQGYLPIGRILAILVQHIGYCGWASMEIFNRKLFGGDPAIPEQYARRAKQSWALTIRFLEKEHENDRARQAVTAL encoded by the coding sequence ATGGCCGCGAAGTTATTCCCTACTATAAACCTCAGCCCAGCAATCGCGACGATGGCTCTGGGCAGCGCCTCAGCTGGTCACTCTCTTCTAGAGAAGATTAGAATCGCTGCATTGCACTCTTTCAAAGGTGTTGAAGTCTATTTTGGGTGTCTTGAAGCGCATGCTTATGTCACAGCCGGAGTTGTAGATCATCAGAGCTTACTTCAAGCCGCCGTGGAGACCAAGGAAGTTTGCGATCAGAACGGGATTTTTGTTGTTTGCCTCCAGCCGTTTCTGTTTTTTGATGGTCTTACATCTGATAGTGCACGAATTGATGCGTTTAAGAGACTCAGACTATGGTTCAATATCTCCCACGCATTAGGTACTGATCTCATCCAGATACCAACCAATTTTCAGCAACATGACACAACTGGAGACCTAGGCCGCATTGTGGAGGACCtcaaagaagctgcagcccTTGGACTAAAGGAAAGTCCCCCCATACGATTAGCTTACGAGGGAGTCTCATGGGGGACACATATAGACACGTGGGAAACCACCTGGGAGGTAGTCAAGAGGGTAAACATGTCCAACCTTGGCATTTGTATCGACACGTTCCATATCGCTGCAAGGGTCTGGGGAGATCCAACTTCAGCCTTTGGATGCCTTAAAAATGGAGAGGCTGGCCTCACAGCTACACTGGAAAGGATGATACAAGAGCTTAATCCTCAAAAGATTTTTTACATCCagattggagatgcagagaaATTATCCCCGCCTCTTGGTCCGGGACATGAGTTCTGGGATGAAAAAATGCCACCCAGGATGAGCTGGTCAAGGAATTCCCGATTATTCCCATTTGAGAACCAGGGATATCTCCCGATCGGCAGGATTCTTGCTATTCTGGTCCAGCACATTGGTTATTGTGGCTGGGCAAGCATGGAGATATTCAACAGGAAACTTTTTGGTGGAGACCCAGCTATCCCAGAGCAATATGCCCGGAGAGCTAAACAGTCATGGGCCCTTACTATACGATTCTTGGAGAAAGAACACGAGAATGATAGAGCGAGGCAAGCTGTCACTGCGTTGTAA
- a CDS encoding glycosyl hydrolase family 76 domain-containing protein: MARNTLLALTALVAAGAYADNTSYDVNAGCSNDQLLRWYDEDIGLFLYPNGAYYFWQAGVMITAVASLAALDSGVKSRTAAMWQNTYLKGGQPSHGVIQLDSTGRKIVVPKGSASSIPSKFRKREQGFLASHYDDEGWWGLAWQDVYDLTGVQDYLTESIAIWQDMNAGWGNLNCGGLPWFKGEAKTDNPLAIPNELYLAISASLANRVPSSQKQTYLSAAQTAWAWFQKVGFINSQGLVNDAVNGNTCVNDNNQPTWTYNQGVIIGGLADLYIATGDSSYLTSASRIANATMAHLVDNNGILADSCDLSHSCSGDNLQFKGVFARNLQKLYHSQPFPAYKAFLEKNAQSIWQNDLAVEAGDCFNGADWGGPYVLGSATASSQSSALQCLVAALYVSQN, translated from the exons ATGGCAAGAAATACGCTTCTTGCTTTGACCGCCCTGGTTGCGGCTGGAGCCTATGCTGATAACACGTCCTATGATGTCAACGCTGGTTGCTCCAA TGACCAACTCCTCCGATGGTATGACGAAGATATCGGTCTCTTCCTTTACCCTAATGGGGCCTACTACTTCTGGCAAGCTGGTGTCATGATCACAGCGGTTGCCAGCCTCGCTGCGCTCGATAGTGGTGTCAAGAGCAGAACCGCTGCGATGTGGCAAAACACGTATCTCAAGGGGGGTCAACCTTCTCATGGTGTCATACAATTAGACAGCACCGGCCGTAAGATTGTTGTGCCAAAGGGATCAGCGAGCAGCATTCCAAGCAAATtcaggaagagagaacaaggcTTTCTAGCAAGTCACTA CGACGACGAAGGTTGGTGGGGTTTGGCGTGGCAAGATGTCTACGATCTCACCGGAGTCCAGGACTATCTCACAGAATCTATTGCCATTTGGCAGGATATGAATGCTGGTTGGGGCAATCTCAACTGTGGTGGTCTCCCTTGGTTCAAAGGCGAAGCTAAGACCGACAACCCGTTAGCTATTCCCAATG AACTGTACCTTGCTATCAGTGCTAGTCTCGCCAACCGTGTCCCCAGCAGCCAAAAGCAGACATACCTAAGTGCCGCACAAACAGCTTGGGCCTGGTTCCAAAAggttggcttcatcaacagccaAGGTCTTGTCAATGATGCTGTAAATGGTAACACCTGTGTGAATGATAACAATCAGCCAACTTGGACCTACAACCAGGGTGTTATCATCGGTGGTCTTGCAGACCTCTATATCGCCACGGGAGACTCATCTTACCTCACATCAGCTAGTCGGATTGCCAATGCTACTATGGCTCACCTGGTTGACAATAACGGCATTCTTGCTGACAGCTGCGATCTGTCACACAGCTGCAGCGGTGATAATCTCCAGTTCAAGGGTGTCTTTGCTAGGAATCTCCAAAAGCTATACCATAGCCAGCCTTTCCCTGCCTACAAGGCGTTCTTGGAAAAGAACGCCCAGTCCATTTGGCAAAACGATCTCGCTGTGGAGGCAGGAGACTGCTTTAATGGGGCTGATTGGGGTGGTCCCTACGTTCTTGGCTCTGCTacggccagcagccagagcagcGCCCTTCAGTGTCTTGTTGCTGCCCTCTATGTCTCTCAGAATTAG
- a CDS encoding short chain dehydrogenase domain-containing protein, with protein sequence MSLGLKIFHKTPYPAIDPRQPKLSQAGKTVLVTGGNGGIGLAIARNFITAGARRVIIVGREGQAIESSTIVDGRICDTSDIDATAALWDRLEGEGIVVDVVVMNAASFGDAKSLLEAGRDRVWQSYITNVQSHLDFAERLYKQKGQGAPGRKYLINISTVAIYMWTGVTPQIPSYGLTKNSGTALMQQIAKDVRPEELQIVSIHPGSVLSDTARAAGLNESSLSWDDENLAGQTVVWASTPEAEFLHGRFVLANWDIEELMTGSFRMRLTNDLNFLKVGVNGLSESTTSLQVQRTRLD encoded by the exons ATGAGTCTAGGCCTGAAGATCTTTCACAAGACGCCTTACCCGGCCATTGACCCCAGACAACCCAAACTCAGTCAAGCAGGCAAGACAGTTCTCGTGACTGGAGGGAATGGCGGTATCGGCCTCGCTATTGCCAGGAACTTCATCACCGCTGGCGCCAGGCGTGTTATCATCGTTGGCCGCG AGGGCCAGGCGATCGAGTCCTCCACCATCGTGGACGGGCGCATCTGCGACACGAGTGATATTGATGCGACTGCGGCTCTTTGGGATCGTCTGGAAGGGGAGGgcattgttgttgatgttgttgtcaTGAACGCCGCATCTTTTGGAGATGCAAAGTCGCTGTTGGAAGCAGGTCGTGATCGGGTCTGGCAGTCATATATCACCAACGTCCAATCCCACCTTGACTTTGCGGAGCGACTGTACAAACAAAAGGGACAAGGTGCTCCAGGACGGAAG TATCTGATTAATATTTCCACAGTGGCCATATATATGTGGACTGGCGTGACCCCTCAGATTCCATCATATGGCCTGACCAAGAATTCGGGTACGGCTCTGATGCAACAGATTGCCAAAGACGTAAGgcctgaagagctgcagATCGTCAGCATTCACCCTGGCAGTGTGCTCTCAGATACTGCCCGTGCTGCTGGATTAAACGAGAGTAGTCTCTCATGGGATGATG AAAACCTAGCTGGGCAGACCGTCGTGTGGGCGTCAACCCCTGAGGCTGAGTTCTTGCACGGACGATTTGTGTTGGCCAACTGGGACATCGAAGAGCTTATGACCGGCAGCTTTAGAATGCGGCTTACGAATGACCTGAACTTCCTCAAAGTTGGCGTTAATGGCCTGTCTGAGAGCACGACATCTTTGCAAGTACAAAGG ACACGACTGGATTAA
- a CDS encoding fungal zn(2)-Cys(6) binuclear cluster domain-containing protein, whose product MQRSSKQKSCFNCKNSKRRCDRTLPSCTRCIDHGVECAYPFSQDLSDRGSLDSRHSNSGRQKTFDVRSTPIQPRDAFDPDDSSRIASSHQASGSSSSSAQAPTIVTLAKSHTLSGRELKWFTPPSTWVVVHHYHPPGSLPSPQVFTEFFRGLQRWLVRFQREGHNPFIHRQLYPPREIPDCIQDAYAAIAVSIGSSTENQNMTDSTTISYAEKLIAQQATLVSQPLNIMTAKDHLARTQALLIHLILAVSSASISRQAKANGWIETLHRWKTELLASAEQESSLAQLFPCEPALALDGAVSDTDPIPDLHRAFLICESIRRTWLLCSVSIGMYRSLKGDWINACGGDICFTARASLWSAASSAAWASIARTTDPLFEYSLRGEEVAKRGIPAMEVDEFARHIFTLMWGADKVESWVFRTRQVQSAGH is encoded by the coding sequence ATGCAGCGCAGCTCTAAACAGAAGTCATGTTTCAACTGCAAGAACAGTAAGAGACGGTGTGACCGGACGCTCCCCAGCTGCACCCGATGTATCGACCATGGAGTTGAGTGTGCATATCCCTTCTCGCAGGACCTATCTGATCGCGGCTCTCTCGATTCCCGGCACAGCAACAGCGGGAGGCAGAAAACTTTTGATGTCCGCTCTACACCAATACAGCCACGCGATGCATTTGACCCAGATGATTCATCAAGGATAGCCAGCAGCCACCAAGCTTCTggatcatcgtcatcgtcggcgcAAGCCCCGACCATAGTGACCCTCGCCAAATCACACACCCTGTCTGGTAGGGAATTGAAATGGTTCACACCGCCCTCCACCTGGGTTGTCGTCCATCATTACCACCCGCCTGGTTCTCTGCCATCACCGCAAGTCTTTACAGAATTCTTCCGCGGACTTCAGAGATGGCTTGTCCGCTTCCAGAGGGAGGGGCACAACCCATTCATCCACCGCCAGCTGTACCCGCCGCGAGAAATACCAGACTGTATTCAAGATGCCTATGCTGCCATTGCAGTCTCAATTGGGAGCTCTACTGAAAATCAAAACATGACTGATAGTACAACGATATCATATGCTGAAAAACTAATCGCCCAACAGGCTACCTTGGTCAGCCAGCCCCTCAACATAATGACAGCCAAGGACCACTTGGCCCGCACCCAGgccctcctcatccacctCATTCTCGCCGTCTCGTCGGCTTCAATATCCCGTCAGGCTAAAGCCAATGGCTGGATAGAAACTCTCCACCGCTGGAAAACTGAGCTGTTAGCGTCGGCTGAGCAGGAGTCCAGCCTCGCGCAGCTGTTCCCTTGCGAGCCTGCTCTTGCCCTAGATGGTGCTGTATCGGATACCGATCCTATCCCGGACCTTCATCGGGCGTTTCTTATCTGCGAATCAATCCGCCGGACGTGGCTATTATGTTCGGTGTCTATAGGAATGTACCGCAGTCTCAAAGGAGACTGGATCAATGCCTGTGGCGGCGACATCTGCTTCACGGCCCGTGCCAGCCTCTGGAGTGCTGCCTCATCCGCCGCCTGGGCAAGTATTGCCAGAACGACGGATCCATTATTCGAGTACAGTCTTCGCGGAGAAGAAGTAGCAAAGCGAGGGATCCCTGCTATGGAAGTTGACGAGTTCGCCCGTCACATATTCACGCTTATGTGGGGTGCGGACAAGGTTGAGAGCTGGGTTTTCCGGACCCGACAAGTTCAATCGGCTGGCCATTGA
- a CDS encoding short chain dehydrogenase domain-containing protein, producing MCAWSPTTDMPSLRGKVAVVTGASVGIGLQIVRQLAQHGAKYPEIAPEAVEWLQLDLTDLRSITQLAEEVKKRVSSLDILVSNAATITTSKEIVADRWEKNMAVNVLGSFLLIDRLMPLLETTSKRSGADVRIVTIASTAPKAFLPANFQFQFDSAAGLVTPVTCYPPAWRYFLKFLFASDMILYSVSKAGAMIYASKMQELFDKYGLNILSLIVHPGEVATEGVAEANNAFMRMMARTSFMSSEQGAASPLFAATSDQIRADPDQFKGKLLMPVGKPSSLHSVVNDRKQAQGLWDVMMKELARHLEADDLAPMRKW from the exons ATGTGCGCTTGGAGCCCAACAACCGACATGCCAAGCCTCCGGGGCAAGGTCGCTGTCGTAACAGGCGCAAG TGTCGGCATTGGGCTCCAGATTGTTCGCCAGCTCGCGCAGCATGGAGCTAAA TACCCAGAAATCGCTCCTGAAGCGGTGGAGTGGCTACAATTGGACCTGACAGATCTGAGGAGCATTACCCAGTTGGCGGAAGAGGTGAAGAAAAGGGTTAGCAGCCTCGACATTCTGG TCAGCAATGCTGCAACTATCACCACCTCGAAGGAGATCGTAGCCGATAGATGGGAGAAGAACATGGCAGTCAA TGTCTTAGGCTCGTTTCTACTCATTGACCGTCTTATGCCTCTGCTCGAGACTACCTCCAAGCGTTCAGGTGCCGACGTTAGGATCGTGACCATCGCTTCTACAGCTCCAAAAGCCTTCCTCCCTGCCAACTTCCAATTCCAATTTGACTCGGCTGCTGGGCTCGTCACTCCTGTAACTTGTTATCCCCCGGCCTGGCGTTACTTTCTGAAGTTCCTCTTTGCTAGCGACATGATTCTGTACAGCGTCTCCAAGGCTGGAGCAATGATCTACGCCTCAAAGATGCAGGAGTTGTTCGACAAGTACGGCCTCAACATACTTTCACTCATCGTTCACCCCGGTGAAGTAGCCACCGAGGGAGTTGCCGAGGCTAACAATGCCTTCATGCGGATGATGGCCCGCACGTCTTTTATGAGTTCAGAGCAAGGTGCTGCTTCTCCACTGTTCGCAGCTACTTCCGATCAGATCCGCGCCGACCCAGATCAGTTCAAAGGTAAGCTGCTCATGCCCGTTGGTAAGCCTTCGAGTTTGCATTCCGTGGTAAACGATAGGAAGCAAGCTCAGGGCCTTTGGGATGTCATGATGAAAGAGCTTGCCCGGCATCTTGAGGCGGATGACCTGGCCCCCATGCGAAAATGGTGA